A window of the Campylobacteraceae bacterium genome harbors these coding sequences:
- a CDS encoding CoA ester lyase, translated as MTHPNEALFDSGNSLPIIPTCEHFAGSEKFILKAMSLQEKMGPIFDITCDCEDGAETGKEIEHAKMIVRLVNSDANKFDMAGCRIHDHASQYWRDDVDILVPGAGEKLAYITLPKSHSYEDIKTQVEYIQAKCKEAGIKREIPIHVLVETHGALRDIEKTATLPWLQVLDFGLMDFVSGYQGAIAASNMRSPGQFDHKLIAAAKAKVTQAALSNHIIPCHNVTLDLKNPYQTFKDAEIARNSFGFMRMWSIYPTQIQAIVDAMKPDFTEVLDAQNILLAAQDAEWGPIQYEGELHDRATYRYFWELVQRANFSGFKLQEEVKKRFFS; from the coding sequence ATGACACACCCAAATGAAGCACTATTTGATTCAGGAAATTCTTTACCAATAATACCAACATGTGAGCACTTCGCAGGCAGTGAAAAATTCATTTTAAAAGCAATGTCTTTGCAAGAAAAAATGGGACCCATTTTTGATATTACTTGTGACTGTGAAGATGGTGCAGAAACAGGAAAAGAAATAGAACATGCAAAAATGATTGTAAGACTTGTTAATTCTGATGCTAATAAATTTGATATGGCGGGATGTAGAATTCATGATCATGCAAGCCAATATTGGAGAGACGATGTTGATATTTTAGTGCCTGGTGCTGGTGAAAAACTAGCATATATTACTTTACCTAAATCACATTCTTATGAAGATATTAAAACACAAGTTGAATATATTCAAGCTAAATGTAAAGAAGCTGGAATTAAAAGAGAAATTCCTATTCATGTTTTAGTAGAAACACATGGAGCACTAAGAGATATTGAAAAAACAGCAACACTTCCTTGGTTACAAGTACTTGATTTTGGATTAATGGATTTTGTATCAGGGTACCAAGGTGCAATTGCAGCTTCAAATATGAGAAGTCCGGGACAATTTGATCATAAATTAATAGCAGCTGCAAAAGCCAAAGTAACACAAGCTGCTTTGTCTAATCATATTATTCCTTGTCACAATGTAACGCTTGATTTAAAAAACCCATACCAAACATTTAAAGATGCAGAGATTGCAAGAAATTCTTTTGGATTTATGAGAATGTGGTCAATCTACCCAACGCAAATTCAAGCTATTGTTGATGCAATGAAACCAGATTTTACAGAAGTATTAGATGCTCAAAATATTTTATTAGCAGCCCAAGACGCTGAATGGGGACCTATTCAGTATGAAGGAGAGTTACATGATAGAGCTACGTACCGATATTTTTGGGAATTAGTACAAAGAGCTAATTTTTCTGGTTTTAAATTACAAGAAGAAGTGAAAAAAAGATTTTTTTCTTAA
- a CDS encoding AMP-binding protein: protein MKIEQYPQFEIKVPEFLNIGTACTTSHMGTIKENATAMIIEDSSLGTSQITYKELNQQSDKFANFLLSIKLEPRDRTLICLKNSLAYPITFFGSIKAGIVAVPTSTLLSGPEIKYLATDSQAKAIVVSFSMYDTLLPYLENLDNLKHIIVSGAKDITSLQKPHGARLYCFETSIENAHVTPNHYNSKSGEPAYLVYTSGTTGFPKGVLHSHRSLIGRAPASEFWFDFKDNDRIMHSGKFNWTYVLGSALMDPLYKGQTVIAYEGNNDAKSWVELIKKHKCTIFIGVPTIYRQILQKTSFTIEDCPSLRHCMSAGEHLSSEMVSLWQDRFKQDIYEAIGMSEFSYYISHSKFRPIRPGSAGFVQPGHNVKLLNPETMEEVGPQEEGMISIGLENPGLFLEYWNQEEETAKVKRNGYFLTGDYAKKDKDGYIWFLGRKDDLINTFGFRVSPHEIERVIKTHEDVNDCVAVGLDVEAGKTIVAIAILSDKKLSKEDENKILAFGQKNLAKYKAPKKIFVVNDYPKTKNGKVLRKELIKQLLALGDDVSPTLKSEIYRPRRSMLFVPAYNEKNVQRARIVLADAIIFDFQAILHDQKDAARKLLVKEFKKDDNFGNSEKIVRINRLDSEQIKKDLEVLNTIKVDGVLFSSIESASDVKKAQKIIDSIDSKLELMIMIDTPLGVLNIQEICAQSSSLACIIIGTNNLAQKLQLNIKHGSKAMFQYMSQICLAARAYEKVVIDGPHFNVQDEFSCEESAKEAFYLGCDGKAALHPIQLEYINDIFTPKKAEVENAKEMISAYNEGLKDGKEVIKFGYELVDKSRINWAQRTITLYDRFKEIGKSSF, encoded by the coding sequence ATGAAAATAGAACAATACCCACAGTTTGAAATAAAAGTTCCAGAATTTTTGAATATTGGTACGGCTTGTACAACTTCTCATATGGGAACAATTAAAGAAAATGCAACCGCTATGATTATTGAAGATTCTTCTTTAGGTACTTCACAAATTACCTATAAAGAATTAAATCAACAATCAGATAAATTTGCCAATTTTTTATTAAGTATTAAATTAGAGCCAAGAGACCGAACCTTAATATGTTTGAAAAATTCTTTGGCTTACCCTATTACTTTTTTTGGAAGTATTAAAGCGGGAATTGTTGCAGTTCCAACATCAACCCTTTTATCTGGGCCTGAAATTAAATATTTAGCAACAGATTCTCAAGCAAAAGCAATTGTTGTTTCTTTTTCTATGTATGATACTTTATTGCCTTACTTAGAAAACTTAGACAATTTAAAACATATTATAGTTTCAGGAGCTAAAGATATTACCTCTTTGCAAAAACCTCATGGAGCAAGGTTATATTGTTTTGAAACATCTATTGAAAATGCACATGTAACACCCAATCATTATAATTCAAAATCTGGTGAGCCTGCATATTTAGTATATACATCTGGGACTACTGGTTTTCCAAAAGGTGTATTACATTCTCACAGGTCATTAATTGGGCGCGCACCTGCTAGTGAATTTTGGTTTGATTTTAAAGACAATGATAGAATTATGCATTCTGGTAAATTTAACTGGACTTATGTTTTAGGTTCTGCATTAATGGATCCATTATACAAAGGGCAAACCGTTATTGCTTATGAAGGAAATAATGACGCTAAATCATGGGTTGAGCTTATTAAAAAACACAAGTGTACTATTTTTATAGGTGTACCTACAATTTACAGACAAATCCTACAAAAAACAAGTTTTACAATAGAAGATTGTCCAAGTTTACGACATTGTATGAGTGCGGGTGAACATTTATCTTCTGAAATGGTATCTTTATGGCAAGACAGATTTAAACAAGATATTTATGAAGCTATTGGAATGAGTGAGTTTTCGTATTATATTTCACATTCAAAATTCAGACCAATACGACCAGGATCAGCTGGTTTTGTACAACCTGGACATAATGTAAAATTATTAAACCCTGAAACAATGGAAGAAGTAGGACCACAAGAAGAAGGTATGATTTCTATTGGTTTGGAAAATCCGGGATTATTTTTAGAGTACTGGAATCAAGAAGAAGAAACAGCAAAAGTAAAAAGAAACGGTTATTTTTTAACAGGAGATTATGCTAAAAAAGACAAAGATGGTTATATTTGGTTCTTAGGAAGAAAAGATGATTTAATCAATACCTTTGGTTTTAGAGTAAGTCCACATGAAATTGAGAGAGTAATTAAAACACATGAAGATGTAAATGATTGTGTTGCAGTAGGTTTAGATGTGGAAGCCGGTAAAACCATTGTTGCTATTGCTATTTTAAGCGATAAAAAACTTTCTAAAGAAGATGAAAATAAAATATTGGCTTTTGGACAAAAAAACTTAGCAAAATACAAAGCACCTAAAAAAATCTTTGTGGTAAATGATTATCCTAAAACAAAGAATGGAAAAGTTTTAAGAAAAGAGTTGATTAAACAACTTCTTGCCCTAGGAGATGACGTAAGCCCTACATTAAAATCTGAAATATACAGACCAAGACGTTCTATGTTATTTGTACCTGCTTATAATGAAAAAAATGTACAAAGAGCAAGAATAGTACTTGCAGATGCTATTATTTTTGATTTTCAAGCTATTTTGCATGATCAAAAAGATGCAGCTAGAAAACTACTGGTAAAAGAATTTAAAAAAGACGATAATTTTGGAAATTCTGAAAAGATTGTAAGAATAAACAGATTAGATTCTGAGCAAATTAAAAAAGACCTAGAAGTACTAAATACAATAAAAGTAGATGGCGTTTTATTTTCAAGTATAGAAAGTGCTAGTGATGTAAAAAAAGCACAAAAAATTATTGACAGTATTGATTCAAAACTGGAGTTAATGATTATGATTGATACACCTTTGGGTGTATTAAACATTCAAGAAATATGTGCACAAAGTTCAAGTTTGGCTTGTATTATTATTGGTACGAATAATTTAGCACAAAAACTTCAACTCAATATTAAACACGGTTCAAAAGCAATGTTTCAATATATGAGTCAAATTTGTTTAGCTGCAAGGGCTTATGAAAAAGTAGTAATTGATGGACCTCATTTTAATGTACAAGATGAGTTCTCTTGTGAAGAAAGTGCTAAAGAAGCATTTTATTTAGGATGCGATGGAAAAGCAGCACTTCACCCTATTCAATTAGAATATATAAATGATATTTTTACACCTAAAAAAGCAGAAGTTGAAAATGCAAAAGAAATGATATCTGCTTATAATGAAGGTCTCAAAGATGGAAAAGAAGTAATAAAATTCGGATACGAATTGGTTGACAAATCAAGAATTAATTGGGCGCAGCGAACGATCACATTATACGACAGATTTAAAGAAATTGGAAAAAGTTCATTCTAA
- a CDS encoding MaoC family dehydratase: protein MSTISTKVNHGNFFEDFTIGQKIIHPLDRTITDGDVSFYIALTGSRFALHSSDVLAKDFGYSKRPLDDMLVFHLTFGKSVQDISLNAIANLGYAEVSFANPVFVGDTVRLETQVIGLKENSSGKSGVVYVHSLGYNQKNEEVLNLKRWVMIHKKDPSVKSDINEVPSFAKTTTISSKISIPHLGNINTQKTGGEYFFEDYSVGERINHSEGLTVDNSDHTLATKLYQNNAKVHFDDYMMKSTPVGQRLMYGGHVISIVRSISFNGLQNAQWIYAINAGTHCNPTFAGDTIYAYTEILEKIEVNRDDIALLRLRSVGLKNMQAKDCLALKNDEGKYNKNVVLDLDYTVVIPKKNR from the coding sequence GTGTCTACAATAAGTACAAAAGTAAACCATGGTAATTTTTTTGAAGATTTTACCATAGGTCAAAAAATCATTCATCCTCTTGATAGAACAATAACAGATGGGGATGTATCTTTTTATATAGCGCTTACTGGAAGCAGATTTGCTTTGCATTCAAGTGATGTTTTAGCAAAAGATTTTGGTTATTCTAAACGGCCTCTTGATGATATGCTGGTTTTTCATTTGACTTTTGGAAAATCTGTTCAAGATATTTCTTTAAATGCGATTGCAAATTTAGGCTATGCAGAAGTAAGTTTTGCAAATCCTGTATTTGTAGGAGATACAGTAAGACTAGAAACGCAAGTTATTGGATTAAAAGAAAACTCCTCTGGCAAATCAGGCGTAGTTTATGTTCATTCTCTTGGTTATAACCAGAAGAACGAAGAAGTTTTAAACCTAAAACGATGGGTAATGATTCACAAAAAAGATCCAAGTGTAAAATCAGATATTAATGAAGTGCCTAGTTTTGCTAAAACAACAACAATTTCTTCAAAGATTTCTATTCCACATTTGGGAAATATTAATACACAAAAAACAGGTGGAGAGTATTTTTTTGAAGATTATAGTGTAGGTGAGAGAATTAATCACAGTGAAGGTCTTACGGTTGATAACAGTGATCATACCTTAGCAACTAAGTTATACCAAAACAATGCAAAAGTACATTTTGATGATTATATGATGAAAAGTACTCCGGTAGGTCAAAGGCTAATGTATGGAGGCCATGTTATTTCAATTGTACGAAGTATAAGTTTTAATGGTTTACAAAATGCACAATGGATTTATGCTATTAATGCAGGAACACATTGTAATCCTACTTTTGCTGGGGATACTATTTATGCTTATACAGAAATTTTAGAGAAAATTGAAGTAAACAGAGATGATATTGCACTTTTACGTTTAAGAAGTGTTGGTTTAAAAAACATGCAAGCAAAAGATTGTCTTGCTTTAAAAAATGATGAGGGAAAATACAACAAAAATGTAGTTCTAGATTTAGACTATACCGTTGTAATTCCTAAAAAAAACAGATAA
- a CDS encoding HAMP domain-containing histidine kinase, which translates to MKNKYFLILLNILITFVSLYFTYTLFKSYKEEQKNKIAVYLDKRIKINKSFIKNAFVTIQNEINSNEKMFLRMHNEALFILRKKGKINIDVLKKTLQEKYDISNIDFHLFYINKNYLITESTYLKDIGFDLSLVPDARKELNRSNSDNLVHYSNTISIDIITSDVKSYSYAKVNDSYYLEMGFINHNIKSILKETMKNIQIITDKRSQLYRIEKKLDETEYYDNVLNKNTQLSKEAYIKSRKKFPTGITSDNLIIDSNRKEKILKKYLEDTIIFYIPLIKKNNKYLDVMGDFVLELYIDMQYEKELNEKITFYYYLFVLIHIILLIIIYFFTKKYHMSQLALEKEIKVKEFVLEENRDFITLMTAHMRTPLSIIMNNFSFLEMKSSSKLHKYLLQINSAINMLKKSNDDLEYLSANSHIIYLSASVHLSRFIQDRIDFFSSILEVQHRELSYSFDKDAYITINAIELERLVDNNLSNAIKYSKENTTIYIKLYKIQDVYCLSFASKSQAIFDTKRIFEKSYQENNDAKRSLGLGLSMVKTICNKHNILYEVSYEDGMNIFKYFFKVSRNNKPKL; encoded by the coding sequence ATGAAAAATAAATATTTTCTTATCTTATTAAATATTCTTATTACTTTTGTCTCTCTTTATTTTACCTATACTCTCTTTAAAAGTTATAAAGAGGAACAGAAAAATAAAATAGCCGTATATTTGGATAAACGTATTAAAATAAATAAAAGTTTTATTAAAAATGCATTTGTAACCATTCAAAATGAAATTAATTCAAATGAAAAAATGTTTCTTAGAATGCACAATGAAGCATTGTTTATATTAAGAAAAAAAGGAAAAATCAATATTGACGTACTAAAAAAAACACTTCAAGAAAAATATGATATTTCAAATATTGATTTTCATCTTTTTTATATTAATAAAAACTATCTTATTACCGAATCAACATATTTAAAGGATATAGGGTTTGATTTATCACTTGTTCCTGATGCACGTAAAGAGTTAAATCGTTCAAATAGTGATAATTTGGTACATTATTCAAATACTATTTCTATTGATATTATTACTTCAGATGTGAAAAGTTACTCGTATGCTAAAGTGAATGATTCTTATTATTTAGAAATGGGGTTTATTAATCATAATATAAAAAGCATTCTTAAAGAAACAATGAAGAATATACAAATAATTACAGATAAGAGAAGTCAACTTTATAGAATTGAGAAAAAATTAGATGAAACAGAATATTACGATAATGTGCTGAATAAAAATACGCAGCTGTCAAAAGAAGCTTATATCAAATCTCGGAAAAAGTTTCCTACAGGTATCACAAGTGATAATTTAATTATAGACTCGAATAGAAAAGAAAAAATATTAAAAAAATACTTAGAAGATACAATCATATTCTATATTCCACTAATCAAAAAAAATAATAAATATCTTGATGTAATGGGAGATTTTGTACTAGAGCTTTATATTGACATGCAGTATGAAAAAGAATTAAATGAAAAAATTACTTTTTATTATTATCTTTTTGTTCTTATTCATATTATTTTACTTATTATAATTTATTTTTTTACAAAAAAATACCATATGTCTCAGCTTGCACTGGAAAAAGAAATAAAAGTAAAAGAATTTGTATTAGAAGAAAACAGAGACTTCATTACGTTAATGACTGCGCATATGCGTACCCCTCTATCCATTATTATGAATAACTTTTCATTTTTAGAAATGAAAAGTTCAAGTAAACTTCATAAATACTTACTTCAAATTAATTCAGCAATTAATATGTTGAAAAAATCCAATGATGATCTTGAATATTTAAGTGCTAATTCTCATATTATTTATCTAAGCGCTTCTGTACACCTAAGTAGGTTTATCCAAGATCGTATTGACTTTTTTTCCTCTATTCTTGAAGTCCAACATCGTGAACTTAGTTATTCTTTTGATAAAGATGCATATATAACAATCAATGCTATAGAGTTAGAGCGTTTAGTTGATAATAACCTCTCCAACGCAATTAAATATAGCAAAGAGAATACTACGATATATATCAAACTTTATAAAATACAAGATGTTTATTGTTTAAGTTTTGCATCAAAGTCACAAGCTATTTTTGATACAAAAAGAATATTTGAAAAAAGTTACCAAGAAAATAATGATGCAAAAAGAAGCCTTGGTTTGGGTTTATCTATGGTGAAAACAATTTGTAATAAACACAATATTTTATATGAAGTTAGTTATGAAGACGGAATGAATATTTTTAAGTATTTTTTTAAAGTAAGTAGAAACAACAAACCCAAATTATAA
- a CDS encoding HAMP domain-containing histidine kinase, whose product MPLKYKILSLHIFIICLTLLFMFLIYDSYKLNQNNTYDKQIKQIVVINKEFMNNNLQYIKKEVKQTEAIFLKIENELKKMYIDDNTNVINVKDELSNRFDLKKQELSLEVFKINKDYKIIDSSNTFDINYYISINKNEKKTLSKITKVHVLKQSPGVFFDAFDQTIKKYAFFKLKDSSYLGISIIFEFSKKHKEAFKNLVISLHTKLNYRYVIRDSNKVDYTMKFFMRADEFSSRAEYYEKLYKNKKQSLIDLAFIKASKEGKFHSIEKDNKLYTYVPLLKKDNELLPLFADIVLEIESDISSEKLFFQKTYKYVIYFVLMHILMILVIFYFITSYQNIEKDLKKAILKNKNLVKYNKNFISNMVHQIRTPLAVIMSNLSLLEYFNNDKNKYAHQINASITTLSNSYENLSYINSYDSLLYKNKRIDLSDFLKKRVSYFDAAANANKMNLITNINDNIFFTINDLELERIIDNTITNAIKYSYFQKDTYITLKKNSIAIVISFKNQGYKIKNEEMLFEKKEKEENQERLNLGLYVVSLIAKKHNIKIVFRRENDFNIFEYHFKNTD is encoded by the coding sequence TTGCCTTTAAAGTATAAAATATTAAGTCTTCATATATTCATTATATGTTTAACACTGTTATTTATGTTTTTAATATATGATTCTTATAAATTAAATCAAAACAATACTTATGACAAGCAAATAAAACAAATTGTTGTAATAAACAAAGAATTTATGAATAACAACTTACAATATATTAAAAAAGAAGTTAAACAAACGGAAGCAATTTTTTTGAAAATAGAAAATGAGCTTAAAAAAATGTATATAGATGACAATACAAACGTAATAAACGTAAAAGATGAACTATCAAATCGATTTGATTTAAAAAAACAAGAGCTTTCACTTGAAGTTTTTAAAATAAATAAAGATTATAAAATAATTGATAGTAGTAATACCTTTGATATCAACTATTATATATCAATAAATAAAAATGAAAAAAAGACCCTTTCCAAGATTACAAAGGTACATGTCTTAAAACAATCTCCCGGTGTTTTTTTTGATGCTTTTGATCAAACAATTAAAAAATATGCATTTTTCAAGTTAAAAGATTCTTCCTATTTAGGAATAAGTATAATTTTTGAATTTTCAAAAAAACATAAAGAAGCTTTCAAAAATCTGGTTATTTCCTTACATACAAAACTTAATTATCGTTATGTTATTAGGGACAGCAATAAGGTTGATTATACAATGAAATTTTTTATGAGAGCAGATGAGTTTTCATCACGCGCAGAATATTATGAAAAATTATATAAAAATAAAAAACAATCTTTAATCGATTTGGCTTTTATTAAAGCATCAAAAGAAGGAAAATTCCATAGTATAGAAAAAGACAATAAACTCTATACTTATGTACCTTTACTTAAAAAAGACAATGAACTTTTGCCTCTTTTTGCTGATATAGTACTGGAAATAGAATCAGATATTTCCTCTGAAAAACTGTTTTTTCAAAAAACATATAAATATGTAATTTATTTTGTTTTAATGCATATCTTGATGATTCTGGTGATTTTTTATTTTATAACTTCTTATCAAAACATAGAAAAGGATCTAAAAAAGGCAATTTTAAAAAATAAAAATTTAGTTAAATATAACAAAAATTTTATTTCCAATATGGTACATCAAATTAGAACACCCTTGGCTGTTATTATGAGTAATCTTTCACTTTTGGAGTATTTTAATAATGATAAAAATAAATACGCTCATCAAATTAATGCATCGATTACAACCTTATCAAACTCCTATGAAAACCTATCGTATATAAATTCTTACGATTCTTTATTATATAAGAATAAAAGAATTGATTTAAGTGATTTTTTAAAAAAAAGAGTCAGTTATTTTGATGCTGCCGCAAATGCTAATAAAATGAATCTGATAACTAATATAAATGATAATATTTTTTTTACAATCAATGATCTTGAGTTAGAACGTATTATTGATAATACGATAACCAATGCAATCAAATATTCATATTTTCAAAAAGATACTTATATTACATTAAAAAAGAATTCAATTGCTATTGTAATTAGCTTTAAAAACCAGGGATATAAAATTAAAAATGAAGAAATGTTATTTGAGAAAAAAGAGAAAGAAGAAAATCAAGAGCGCTTAAATTTGGGACTTTATGTAGTAAGTTTGATAGCAAAAAAACATAATATAAAAATAGTATTTAGAAGAGAAAATGATTTTAACATTTTTGAATATCATTTTAAAAATACAGATTAA
- a CDS encoding response regulator transcription factor yields the protein MTLNVVIIEDDIQLNLVLSEYFTLKNFKTICIHDGIEAVDFIEKSNSHKVGLYIIDINLPSYNGLDIIKFIRKTDIVTPIIIVTASLEIKNLTDAFDFGCSEYIKKPFHIKELEIRVNKLLHNEIKVIYFSDDFYYDEEKKSFSYQKEMIDLRFKEQRLIEILLQNANKLVPAEIIYDYVWEGEIRELYPLRQLLRDIRKKLPMDIITTKVKQGYIIKTKQYKQ from the coding sequence ATGACTTTAAACGTTGTAATAATAGAAGATGATATCCAACTTAATTTAGTTCTATCAGAATATTTCACTTTGAAAAACTTTAAAACAATTTGTATTCACGATGGTATAGAAGCGGTAGATTTTATCGAAAAATCAAATTCTCATAAAGTTGGCTTATATATTATTGATATTAATTTACCTTCCTATAATGGTCTTGATATTATAAAATTCATACGGAAAACCGATATTGTAACACCCATTATAATTGTAACCGCATCTCTTGAAATTAAAAATCTTACAGATGCTTTTGATTTTGGATGTAGTGAATATATAAAAAAACCTTTTCATATAAAAGAACTTGAAATTCGTGTTAATAAGCTCCTACATAATGAGATTAAAGTAATATATTTTTCTGATGATTTTTACTATGATGAAGAAAAAAAATCTTTTTCATATCAAAAAGAGATGATTGACTTACGCTTCAAAGAACAGCGTTTGATTGAAATACTATTACAAAATGCGAACAAACTTGTACCTGCAGAAATTATTTATGATTATGTATGGGAGGGAGAGATACGTGAATTGTATCCCTTACGACAATTATTAAGGGATATAAGAAAAAAACTTCCTATGGATATTATTACTACAAAAGTAAAACAAGGTTATATTATTAAAACCAAGCAGTATAAACAATAG